A genomic region of Oscillatoria salina IIICB1 contains the following coding sequences:
- a CDS encoding RNA-guided endonuclease InsQ/TnpB family protein, whose product MFGCQQNLIKNSEQLPFIEYLCRTANKLINCGIYLARQWYFKCHYLPDKYDLEKALKGNTNYKFLHSQAAQQTLRGVAESFKSYKELSQKYREGELGNCPQLPKYRKKGGLATITYPKQALKLKGDKLRIPLGKKVKAAFGVDAFLLPFPTNLDFKKIREIRILPRNGCFYVEWVYQLENLEIKFDKSKVLGIDHGLDNWLTCVSNVGTGFIVDGKHLKSVNQFYNKQIATIKEGKPQGFWSKRLALLTEKRNRRMRDAINKAARLAINHCLENGIGCLVMGWNKGQKDGMNIGAKNNQSFVQVPTAKLKERIKQLCELYGIEFVETEESYTSQASFLDDDFLPTYGGKPISWKPSGKRINRGLYRSGNGSSINADCNGAANILKKVAATLKFSLKGVSRGALTTPLRVHFWMA is encoded by the coding sequence TTGTTTGGCTGTCAACAAAATCTGATTAAAAACTCAGAACAACTGCCATTCATCGAGTATCTTTGCCGAACTGCCAATAAACTTATTAACTGTGGAATCTATTTAGCTCGTCAATGGTATTTTAAATGCCATTATCTCCCGGATAAATATGATTTAGAAAAAGCCTTGAAAGGAAACACAAATTATAAATTCCTCCATTCCCAAGCGGCTCAACAAACTCTCAGAGGAGTAGCTGAATCTTTCAAATCCTATAAAGAACTTTCTCAGAAGTATAGAGAAGGGGAATTAGGAAATTGTCCGCAACTTCCTAAGTACAGAAAAAAAGGAGGATTGGCAACGATAACCTATCCCAAGCAAGCCTTGAAATTAAAGGGAGATAAACTGAGAATTCCGCTCGGAAAGAAGGTAAAAGCAGCATTCGGAGTTGATGCGTTTCTGTTGCCATTTCCAACCAATCTCGACTTTAAGAAAATTCGAGAAATTCGGATTCTCCCTCGTAATGGTTGCTTCTATGTCGAATGGGTTTATCAATTAGAAAATCTAGAAATTAAGTTCGATAAAAGCAAAGTTCTCGGTATCGATCATGGTTTGGATAACTGGTTAACCTGTGTTAGTAACGTAGGAACGGGTTTCATTGTTGATGGAAAACATCTTAAATCGGTCAACCAATTTTATAATAAGCAGATTGCTACGATTAAAGAAGGGAAACCACAAGGATTTTGGTCTAAACGATTAGCTCTCCTCACCGAAAAGCGTAATCGACGGATGCGGGATGCAATTAATAAAGCCGCAAGACTGGCGATCAATCATTGCCTAGAAAATGGGATTGGTTGCCTTGTTATGGGGTGGAATAAAGGTCAAAAAGATGGCATGAATATCGGGGCAAAAAATAATCAGTCATTTGTACAAGTTCCCACTGCTAAACTCAAAGAACGTATCAAGCAGTTGTGCGAATTATATGGAATTGAGTTTGTCGAAACTGAAGAATCGTATACCTCACAAGCCTCATTTTTAGATGATGATTTCTTGCCGACTTATGGTGGAAAACCCATTAGCTGGAAACCGTCAGGAAAGCGAATTAATCGAGGATTATATCGTTCGGGAAATGGTAGTTCGATCAATGCTGACTGCAATGGTGCGGCTAACATCCTCAAAAAAGTAGCGGCGACTTTGAAATTTTCTCTCAAAGGAGTCAGTAGGGGCGCTTTGACTACGCCTTTAAGAGTCCATTTTTGGATGGCTTAA
- a CDS encoding plasmid replication protein, CyRepA1 family — protein sequence MQIRDFYDNNYQAIAQEWQASAVDRQIVSLNVKYLRGDTAKEYLLYNLPEREWRRNNGTLRSKWQKKYTHTDSGGWWCGTVDVLAAASGIDKNSLWGCFKPSKPRLTGSGTRQKTLKYEHPPQAATEIFALRVSDKIWDDFAKHYQICRLGYRNFWHWVIANPEIPIVVTEGAKKAASLLSAGYVAIALPGIYNGYRQPKDSDNRRIGLPSLIPQLGVFAVSNRTIYFAFDQDVKRQAIKNVQIALKKTSKLLINRGCAVKIIRWSNNFKGVDDLLANQGQESFATAYNSALDFDFWNALIRRKLTYTPDLEINQPYLQDIHNFIPANTKIVAIKSAKGTGKTEAIAQLCYQAQKLGQKTLVLTHRIQLGEALCARFGVDYITQLKLSETQGIFGYGLCVDSLHPNSQANFNPEAWQDAIVIIDEVEQVLWHMLHSSTCQHNRVAILQSFESLITRVLASETGKIVISDADLTDISLDYLTSLGNEISPFVILNNYQPQTWQIYHYAEATPAGLVYNLVKAIARGEKVFICCSAQKQKSKWGTQNLAAYLKDKFPDRAILRIDSESTTDPQNPAFGIMSKLNKELVKYDIVITSPAIETGVSIDLQHHFNSVWGIGQGVQTCDSFRQALSRIRQAIPRHLWVAKKGLSKVGGGEVTPQGLVASQRKQTKLNIQMLLTVGSESLETNSCPKALKAWANRAAIVNAEMADYRTSVLAALTEEGHQIIAAESLQENEEKQTKTEVNNCREKIYNSYCDRIVQAEDIDEKKYRILQQKRQKSERERQQHRKAQLKYRYQISVTPELVKEDDRGLYAALLLRYYLTVGYQFLFAHTSRLLDDLLTSGEIQVFPPDFNQRLLLGKVQFLRKINLSAVLAPNRELRNSDADLIQLTQLVKAFAVEVRDLLGVSINSNASPIQVVRQLLAKLGLKLTVKRREGGWGKPIRVYQVAPPSKVSQEVINCWLSRDMETKAFVR from the coding sequence TTGCAAATCAGGGATTTCTACGACAATAATTATCAAGCGATCGCCCAAGAATGGCAAGCAAGTGCAGTCGATCGCCAAATTGTCTCTCTCAATGTAAAATACCTCCGTGGTGACACTGCTAAGGAATATCTCCTTTACAATTTGCCAGAGCGAGAATGGCGACGAAATAATGGTACTCTCAGAAGTAAGTGGCAAAAAAAGTATACTCACACTGACTCTGGGGGCTGGTGGTGCGGTACAGTTGATGTACTAGCGGCTGCATCTGGAATCGATAAAAATAGTCTCTGGGGATGCTTTAAACCCTCGAAACCTAGATTAACAGGCAGTGGGACGCGCCAAAAAACCCTCAAGTACGAACATCCACCTCAAGCTGCTACAGAGATTTTTGCCTTAAGAGTCTCTGACAAAATTTGGGATGACTTCGCGAAACATTACCAAATTTGTCGTCTAGGATACAGAAATTTTTGGCATTGGGTGATAGCAAATCCGGAAATTCCCATTGTGGTGACAGAGGGAGCAAAAAAAGCCGCTTCGTTATTATCGGCTGGCTATGTAGCGATCGCGTTACCAGGAATTTACAATGGCTATCGTCAACCTAAAGATTCCGATAATCGTCGCATCGGCTTACCTAGTCTTATACCACAATTAGGAGTATTTGCTGTCTCAAACAGAACAATTTACTTTGCTTTTGACCAAGATGTCAAACGCCAAGCAATTAAAAATGTCCAGATTGCACTTAAAAAGACATCTAAATTATTAATTAATCGCGGCTGCGCGGTAAAAATAATTCGTTGGTCGAATAATTTTAAAGGAGTAGACGATCTCCTCGCCAATCAAGGTCAAGAATCTTTCGCTACCGCTTATAATTCCGCGTTAGATTTTGACTTTTGGAATGCACTTATTCGCCGTAAGTTAACTTACACTCCTGACTTAGAAATCAACCAGCCCTATTTACAAGATATCCATAATTTTATTCCCGCAAACACGAAAATTGTCGCCATCAAATCAGCGAAAGGAACCGGAAAAACCGAAGCAATCGCCCAACTTTGCTATCAAGCCCAAAAATTAGGACAAAAAACCTTAGTTTTGACTCACAGAATCCAGTTAGGAGAAGCTTTATGCGCTCGCTTTGGTGTTGACTACATCACTCAATTAAAGCTTTCCGAAACTCAAGGAATTTTTGGCTATGGTTTATGTGTAGATTCGCTGCATCCCAATTCCCAAGCGAATTTTAATCCAGAAGCTTGGCAAGATGCAATCGTAATCATTGATGAAGTAGAGCAAGTTTTGTGGCATATGTTACATTCATCCACTTGTCAGCATAACCGCGTAGCAATCCTTCAATCTTTTGAAAGCTTGATTACTAGAGTATTAGCTTCAGAAACAGGAAAAATAGTTATTAGCGATGCCGATTTAACAGATATTTCTCTTGATTACCTAACTTCCTTGGGTAATGAAATTTCACCCTTCGTCATCCTCAACAATTATCAACCTCAAACTTGGCAAATTTACCACTACGCAGAAGCAACTCCAGCCGGATTAGTCTATAATTTAGTTAAAGCTATAGCTAGAGGTGAAAAAGTATTTATCTGTTGTTCCGCACAAAAACAGAAAAGCAAGTGGGGTACCCAAAACTTAGCCGCCTACCTTAAAGATAAATTTCCCGATCGAGCAATTCTGAGGATTGATTCCGAAAGTACGACCGATCCTCAAAATCCTGCTTTTGGAATTATGTCAAAATTGAATAAAGAGTTAGTCAAGTACGACATTGTCATTACTTCACCTGCAATTGAAACTGGTGTAAGTATCGATCTTCAACACCACTTTAACTCAGTTTGGGGAATTGGACAAGGTGTACAAACTTGTGATTCTTTCCGACAAGCACTATCGAGAATAAGACAAGCAATCCCGCGTCATTTATGGGTAGCCAAAAAAGGTTTATCAAAAGTAGGTGGAGGAGAAGTTACACCTCAAGGTTTAGTTGCTTCTCAGCGCAAACAAACTAAACTAAATATCCAAATGTTGTTAACAGTTGGTTCGGAAAGTTTAGAGACAAATTCTTGTCCCAAAGCCTTAAAAGCTTGGGCTAATCGCGCAGCGATAGTTAATGCAGAAATGGCGGATTATCGAACTTCTGTGCTAGCAGCGCTAACTGAAGAAGGACATCAAATTATTGCTGCTGAATCCTTGCAAGAAAATGAAGAGAAGCAGACAAAAACAGAAGTAAATAACTGTCGGGAAAAGATTTATAATAGTTATTGCGATCGCATAGTTCAAGCAGAAGATATTGACGAAAAAAAGTATCGTATCTTGCAACAAAAGCGACAAAAAAGCGAACGGGAACGCCAACAACATCGCAAAGCTCAACTTAAATATCGCTATCAAATTTCGGTTACACCAGAATTAGTAAAAGAAGACGATCGCGGTTTGTATGCAGCGCTGCTACTACGCTATTATCTCACAGTAGGTTATCAATTTTTGTTCGCTCACACCTCGCGTTTGTTGGATGACTTGCTAACGAGTGGAGAAATCCAAGTTTTTCCTCCAGATTTCAATCAAAGGCTACTCTTGGGTAAAGTGCAGTTTTTGCGTAAAATTAATTTATCAGCAGTATTAGCCCCAAACCGGGAACTGAGAAATTCTGATGCGGATTTGATTCAGTTGACCCAGTTAGTGAAAGCTTTTGCAGTGGAAGTGCGAGATTTATTGGGTGTGAGCATTAACAGTAATGCTTCTCCTATTCAGGTAGTACGTCAATTACTCGCAAAGTTGGGTTTAAAGCTAACTGTGAAAAGAAGAGAAGGTGGATGGGGTAAACCAATTCGAGTTTATCAGGTTGCTCCACCAAGTAAAGTCAGTCAAGAAGTAATTAATTGTTGGTTGAGTCGGGACATGGAAACCAAAGCTTTTGTCCGATAA
- a CDS encoding family 10 glycosylhydrolase: MKLRSMRLIKNRQHNNYWFRALVAGALSTGSLLSQCWFTQPVAAQTKDYCQLSSEAEQKKESLRQAWLKGNSNAERDYKRLLQEHAELIDKCRSQSWLKNQAIWLRLYPCDARPGEIDALLDRIVNQGYNQVYVEVFFDGQVLLPVNDNPTPWVSAVRSPGAENVDLLAEAIKKGRERGLEVYAWLFTMNFGYSYAQRPDRQQVLARNGRGENSLSVVQGGSEAFIDPYNRQAKVDYYRLVQAVVKRKPDGILFDYIRYPRGTGTQSVAGHVEDLWIYGDAARAALYQRAQNQRGRALIERFLSQGHIKASDVEAVEKLYPGEGEPMWQGRIITPTPVSTATSSNLAKLQLDLWHLTVAHAAQGVIDFLTLASQPAQRQGIPAGAVFFPGGNQAVGQRGYDSRLQPWDKFPASLQWHPMSYAVCGTADCIVEQVQRVVNRAPNQTKVIPALAGVWGKAYQNRPSLEVQMEAIRRQVPEIDSVSHFAYSWQQPESDSDRKFCRL; this comes from the coding sequence ATGAAATTAAGATCGATGAGGCTCATCAAAAATCGTCAGCACAACAACTATTGGTTTCGAGCTTTAGTAGCAGGAGCGCTATCCACTGGTAGTTTGCTCTCTCAGTGCTGGTTTACTCAACCCGTAGCCGCACAAACAAAAGACTACTGTCAACTTAGTTCCGAAGCCGAACAAAAAAAAGAGTCTTTGCGACAAGCTTGGTTGAAAGGCAACTCGAATGCAGAAAGAGACTATAAAAGATTACTGCAAGAACACGCTGAACTAATCGATAAATGTCGCTCTCAATCTTGGCTGAAAAATCAAGCAATTTGGCTGCGTCTTTATCCTTGTGATGCTCGTCCTGGGGAAATTGATGCCTTATTAGACCGCATTGTCAACCAAGGTTATAACCAAGTTTACGTCGAGGTATTCTTCGATGGTCAAGTGCTACTACCTGTCAATGACAATCCTACACCTTGGGTATCAGCAGTGCGATCGCCAGGTGCGGAAAATGTCGATTTGTTAGCTGAAGCCATTAAAAAAGGACGCGAAAGAGGGCTAGAAGTCTACGCTTGGTTATTTACCATGAATTTTGGTTACTCCTACGCTCAACGTCCAGACCGCCAACAAGTTCTCGCTCGTAACGGTAGAGGTGAAAATAGTTTATCAGTAGTTCAAGGCGGTTCCGAAGCTTTTATCGACCCCTACAACCGCCAAGCTAAGGTAGATTACTATCGCCTCGTTCAAGCCGTAGTCAAACGTAAACCAGATGGCATTTTATTCGACTATATTCGCTATCCTCGCGGTACTGGTACTCAGTCGGTAGCAGGTCATGTTGAAGATTTATGGATTTATGGCGATGCAGCCAGGGCTGCGCTTTACCAACGGGCGCAAAATCAACGCGGACGAGCGCTGATTGAGCGTTTTCTCTCCCAAGGTCATATTAAAGCTAGTGATGTGGAAGCGGTGGAAAAGCTTTATCCTGGTGAGGGAGAACCAATGTGGCAAGGTCGCATTATTACCCCAACTCCTGTAAGTACCGCTACTAGCTCGAATTTGGCAAAATTACAACTCGACTTGTGGCATTTAACTGTCGCTCATGCAGCCCAAGGGGTAATTGATTTTCTGACTTTAGCATCGCAACCTGCACAACGCCAAGGTATTCCTGCCGGAGCAGTATTTTTCCCTGGTGGAAACCAGGCTGTGGGACAACGAGGCTATGATTCTCGCTTACAGCCTTGGGATAAGTTTCCTGCTTCTTTACAATGGCATCCCATGTCTTATGCTGTTTGTGGTACTGCTGATTGTATTGTCGAACAGGTACAGCGAGTTGTAAATAGAGCGCCAAATCAAACTAAGGTGATTCCTGCTTTGGCTGGTGTTTGGGGAAAGGCTTACCAAAATCGTCCTTCTTTAGAGGTGCAGATGGAAGCGATTCGCCGACAGGTTCCAGAAATTGATTCTGTGAGTCATTTTGCTTATTCTTGGCAACAGCCGGAGTCGGATAGCGATCGCAAATTCTGTCGTTTGTAA